One genomic region from Marinobacter szutsaonensis encodes:
- a CDS encoding heavy metal translocating P-type ATPase — MSEITGLHRALSISGASCQGCAKKIRNALEPLTGDTDLVEVNLEEQTVALPEGIDVADAARRVTDAGYPSEPLKEASEQPASCCAGKAKAEDSDEQPHQDYSGHRAGEPDQGATEVPTGGDQISLSVSGATCASCVNTIEKAMMSVSGVTHAHMNLADNTATATGDADPQALAKAIESAGYGASVIENADDADERKQAEDRKQYRSLLIKMAVSLSLGLGLMIWGMGFGSMMVTEANQTTWLGLGVLTFLVMAATGGHFYTGAWKAFRHHNANMDTLIAVGTGTAWVYSIVVASVPELLPELARHVYFEASAMIIGLINLGQALELRAKGKTSEAVRRLLDLRAKTARVIRDGQEQDIPVEEVRKGDRVRVRPGEKIPVDGLIREGSSRVDESMLTGEPMPVSKAEGDEVSAGTLNTHGSMIYEATRVGSETALAQIIRLVKKAQGSKPAIGRLADTISSVFVPTVMIIAVLSALVWYNVGPEPAVVHMMVAATTVLIIACPCALGLATPMSVMVGVGKAAEYGALIRQGDALQTAGKLDLVILDKTGTITEGHPAVTRVHSANGDESRLLALAAGLEQHSEHPLAEAILAKARDENIEPERVSGFEAINGKGVRGELDGQTVRLGNRRWLEDEGLTLNSLSDAADTITEEAGTPLYLALGDEVLGVIGVADAIKPDSKAAIKRLHDAGIKVMMVTGDVEATARAIASKAGIDEYRAEVLPEDKAEVVSEMRGKGYTVAMVGDGINDAPALAAADVGFAIGTGTDVAIESAAITLMRGSLHGVPDAIEISRATVKNIHQNLFGAFIYNSLGIPVAAGLLYPLWGILMNPILAGAAMSLSSVTVVSNANRLRLFRTSHNPERNEHKEQN; from the coding sequence ATGAGTGAGATAACCGGACTGCACCGGGCATTGTCCATTTCAGGGGCGTCTTGTCAGGGCTGCGCCAAGAAGATTCGTAATGCCCTGGAGCCTCTGACCGGTGACACTGATTTGGTGGAGGTGAATCTGGAAGAGCAGACCGTCGCGTTGCCCGAGGGTATCGACGTCGCGGATGCGGCGCGCCGGGTGACGGACGCAGGCTACCCGTCCGAACCGCTCAAAGAGGCCAGTGAACAACCGGCCAGTTGTTGCGCCGGCAAGGCGAAGGCGGAGGATTCCGACGAGCAACCTCACCAGGACTACTCCGGACACCGAGCGGGAGAGCCGGATCAGGGTGCCACAGAGGTGCCGACCGGGGGTGACCAGATCAGCCTTTCAGTCTCGGGAGCTACCTGCGCCTCCTGCGTGAACACCATCGAAAAGGCGATGATGTCGGTGTCCGGCGTCACTCATGCCCATATGAACCTCGCGGATAACACCGCAACGGCGACCGGGGATGCGGACCCTCAGGCGTTGGCGAAAGCCATCGAGAGTGCCGGCTATGGCGCCAGTGTGATCGAGAATGCCGACGATGCCGATGAACGCAAGCAAGCGGAGGATCGCAAGCAATACCGGTCGCTGCTGATCAAGATGGCGGTGAGCCTGTCCCTGGGTCTGGGCCTGATGATCTGGGGCATGGGCTTCGGCTCGATGATGGTGACCGAGGCCAATCAGACTACCTGGCTGGGGCTCGGGGTACTGACGTTCCTGGTGATGGCCGCCACCGGCGGGCACTTTTACACCGGGGCCTGGAAGGCATTCCGGCATCACAACGCCAATATGGATACCCTGATTGCCGTCGGCACCGGGACCGCCTGGGTGTATTCCATTGTTGTGGCCAGTGTGCCGGAACTCTTGCCCGAGCTGGCCAGGCACGTCTACTTCGAGGCCTCAGCAATGATCATCGGTCTGATCAATCTGGGCCAGGCACTGGAGCTGCGGGCCAAGGGCAAGACATCCGAAGCGGTCCGGCGGCTGCTGGATCTGCGGGCGAAGACCGCCCGGGTGATTCGGGACGGCCAGGAGCAGGACATTCCGGTGGAAGAGGTGCGCAAGGGCGACCGGGTCCGGGTCCGTCCGGGCGAGAAGATTCCGGTGGATGGCCTCATCCGCGAGGGCAGCAGCCGGGTGGACGAGAGCATGCTGACCGGTGAGCCCATGCCGGTCAGCAAAGCCGAAGGTGACGAGGTCTCCGCCGGCACTCTGAATACCCACGGCTCAATGATCTATGAGGCCACCCGGGTCGGCAGCGAGACTGCCCTGGCGCAGATCATCCGGCTGGTGAAAAAGGCCCAGGGTTCCAAGCCCGCCATCGGTCGTCTGGCGGACACGATCTCGTCGGTGTTCGTACCCACGGTGATGATCATCGCCGTCTTATCGGCGCTGGTCTGGTACAACGTCGGGCCGGAGCCGGCGGTGGTGCATATGATGGTGGCCGCCACCACGGTGCTGATCATTGCCTGTCCCTGTGCACTGGGTCTGGCCACGCCGATGTCGGTGATGGTCGGTGTCGGCAAGGCCGCCGAGTATGGCGCCCTGATCCGCCAGGGGGATGCCCTGCAGACCGCCGGCAAGCTGGATCTGGTGATTCTCGACAAGACCGGCACCATCACTGAGGGCCATCCGGCGGTTACCCGTGTGCATTCCGCCAACGGTGACGAGTCCCGGCTGCTGGCCCTGGCCGCCGGCCTGGAGCAGCATTCGGAGCATCCGCTGGCAGAGGCAATTCTGGCAAAAGCCCGGGATGAAAACATCGAGCCGGAAAGGGTGTCCGGCTTCGAGGCCATCAATGGCAAGGGCGTCCGGGGTGAGCTGGACGGGCAGACCGTACGCCTCGGCAATCGCCGTTGGCTGGAAGACGAGGGCCTTACCCTGAACAGTCTCTCTGACGCCGCCGATACCATCACGGAAGAGGCCGGCACCCCCCTGTACCTGGCCTTGGGCGACGAGGTTCTGGGGGTGATCGGGGTGGCCGATGCCATCAAGCCCGATTCGAAAGCCGCCATCAAGCGGCTGCACGACGCCGGCATCAAGGTGATGATGGTTACCGGCGACGTGGAGGCAACGGCACGGGCCATCGCCAGCAAGGCGGGCATTGACGAGTACCGGGCGGAGGTGTTGCCCGAGGACAAGGCCGAGGTGGTCAGCGAGATGCGGGGCAAGGGCTACACCGTGGCCATGGTCGGGGACGGCATCAACGATGCGCCGGCACTGGCGGCTGCTGATGTCGGCTTCGCCATCGGCACCGGCACGGATGTGGCCATCGAGAGTGCCGCCATCACCCTGATGCGCGGCTCCCTGCACGGGGTGCCCGATGCCATCGAGATTTCCCGGGCCACCGTAAAGAACATTCACCAGAACCTGTTCGGGGCCTTCATATACAACTCCCTGGGTATACCGGTGGCCGCGGGCCTGCTTTATCCTTTGTGGGGCATCCTGATGAATCCGATCCTGGCCGGCGCCGCCATGTCCCTGTCTTCGGTCACTGTGGTCTCCAACGCCAACCGTCTGCGATTGTTCCGAACCAGTCACAATCCGGAGCGTAATGAACACAAGGAGCAGAACTGA
- a CDS encoding MerR family DNA-binding protein has translation MKVKEIAQAAGVNPDTVRFYTREGLLNPARNPDNNYQQYDADDLRRLRFARKARQLGFSLPEIRSILNQADDHHSPCPMVREVFEKRLAEVEREIAELQQLRERMKSALGIWREMPDGTPDGHTICRLIEHWDDMALATSGEEYTDE, from the coding sequence ATGAAAGTGAAAGAAATCGCCCAGGCCGCCGGTGTAAACCCCGACACCGTCCGCTTCTATACCCGGGAGGGTCTGCTCAATCCGGCCCGCAACCCGGACAACAACTACCAGCAGTACGATGCCGATGACCTGCGTCGGCTTCGGTTTGCCCGCAAGGCACGGCAACTGGGGTTTTCGCTGCCGGAGATCCGGTCGATTCTGAATCAGGCCGATGATCACCATTCGCCGTGCCCGATGGTACGAGAGGTGTTCGAGAAACGGCTGGCTGAGGTCGAGCGGGAGATTGCCGAGTTGCAGCAGCTGCGGGAGCGGATGAAGAGTGCGCTCGGAATCTGGCGGGAGATGCCGGATGGCACGCCGGACGGTCATACGATCTGTCGGCTGATCGAGCATTGGGATGATATGGCCCTCGCCACCAGCGGGGAGGAGTATACAGATGAGTGA
- a CDS encoding EAL domain-containing protein — translation MGPTNNILARALLSPVFPALILLAFLALAAGLRYGMIHQDNHQIRANLANEAVAMVDHLEREFTIHAQAINRMAARLHVEPATTESAWRADARHYLNDFGVYEAIEWIDREFVIRWLEPVSGNHNVVGYNVAFSDRRRQALETARTTGQYDISGIIDLKQGGKGMVIYAPVGTGADNNGFIAGVFQIETLIQQLLTSRVLQSFQVDIRDNGELSYQLNRLADTSEYFAQTETVDLPTLDWTLTIRPTSTWVGSQRSDWPWLTFTAVLFMGLLTSLTTLLAQLILKRNRALLKTRRELEQEIDQRKEIQQDLARLESTDTLTGLANRRFFMEDLAHTLGIAGRQNRQVALIMLDLDRFQMLNDSLGHQFGDELLVRVAERLNQLSDERILVAYSGGDEFMFCQQQVETIDDVIHLLGHIKHCFETPFEVHGEGHRITATMGVAIYPQSGQDADTLLRNADVALYRAKEQGRNSYQFYTEGMQEREVTRLELDKDLDKALANNEFVLHFQPQVDLETGEINSVEALIRWQHPRRGLLSPVEFIPLAEESGRITDIGRWVVAAACRQLAAWKGTSCEDLRIAINLSGRELDDEHLVDDIRETLEAEHVPANHLEVELTEEIFIQNIEHNRNQLGRLHELGVNLAIDDFGVGYSSLGYLRDFPVDLLKIDRSFITSVTERHDDSVITRAVINLAHNLGIRVIAEGVETEEQLNFLTQHGCNLVQGYLISRPIPAVELERALEAGLLSLGTLERSGL, via the coding sequence ATGGGCCCCACCAACAACATCCTTGCCCGCGCCCTGCTGAGCCCTGTTTTCCCGGCTCTCATCCTGCTGGCATTCCTGGCCCTGGCGGCCGGCTTGCGCTATGGCATGATTCACCAGGACAATCATCAGATCCGGGCCAACCTGGCCAACGAGGCGGTCGCCATGGTCGACCACCTGGAGCGGGAGTTCACCATCCACGCCCAGGCCATCAACCGGATGGCCGCCCGGCTGCATGTGGAACCGGCAACCACCGAGTCTGCCTGGCGCGCCGATGCCCGCCACTATCTCAATGACTTCGGGGTTTACGAGGCCATCGAATGGATCGACCGGGAATTTGTCATCCGCTGGCTGGAACCGGTTTCCGGTAATCACAATGTCGTAGGCTACAACGTCGCTTTCTCCGATCGCCGTCGCCAAGCCCTGGAGACCGCACGCACCACCGGCCAGTACGACATCTCCGGGATCATCGACCTGAAACAGGGCGGCAAAGGAATGGTGATCTACGCGCCGGTGGGCACCGGAGCCGACAACAACGGTTTCATTGCCGGGGTGTTCCAGATCGAGACCCTGATCCAGCAGTTGTTGACCAGCCGCGTGCTGCAGTCATTCCAGGTGGACATCCGGGACAACGGTGAACTCAGTTACCAGCTCAACAGGCTGGCTGACACCAGCGAATACTTTGCCCAGACCGAAACGGTCGATCTGCCAACCCTGGACTGGACCCTGACTATCCGGCCCACCAGCACCTGGGTGGGTAGCCAGCGCAGTGACTGGCCCTGGCTGACGTTCACCGCCGTCCTGTTCATGGGCCTGCTGACAAGTTTGACCACCCTGCTGGCCCAGCTGATTCTCAAGCGTAACCGGGCACTGCTGAAAACACGCCGGGAACTGGAGCAGGAAATCGACCAGCGCAAGGAGATCCAGCAGGATCTGGCCCGCCTGGAATCCACCGACACCCTCACCGGGCTGGCCAACCGCCGGTTCTTCATGGAAGACCTGGCTCACACGCTCGGTATTGCGGGGCGCCAGAACCGGCAGGTGGCCCTGATCATGCTGGACCTGGACCGGTTCCAGATGCTCAACGACTCCCTTGGCCACCAGTTCGGTGACGAGCTCCTGGTCCGGGTTGCCGAGCGTCTGAACCAGCTGAGTGATGAGCGCATCCTGGTGGCCTACTCCGGAGGCGATGAGTTCATGTTCTGCCAGCAGCAGGTGGAGACGATCGATGATGTCATCCACCTGCTCGGCCATATCAAACATTGCTTCGAGACGCCCTTCGAGGTTCACGGCGAGGGCCACCGGATTACCGCCACCATGGGTGTGGCGATCTACCCCCAGAGCGGGCAGGATGCCGATACCCTGCTGCGCAATGCCGATGTCGCCCTGTACCGGGCCAAGGAGCAGGGACGCAATTCCTATCAGTTCTATACCGAAGGCATGCAGGAACGGGAAGTCACCCGCCTGGAGCTGGACAAGGATCTCGACAAGGCGCTGGCCAACAACGAGTTCGTGCTGCATTTCCAGCCACAGGTCGATCTGGAAACCGGCGAGATTAACAGTGTCGAGGCGCTGATTCGCTGGCAACACCCGCGCCGTGGCCTGTTGTCACCGGTGGAGTTCATTCCCCTGGCGGAGGAAAGCGGGCGCATCACGGATATCGGCCGCTGGGTGGTGGCGGCCGCGTGTCGGCAGCTCGCCGCATGGAAAGGCACGTCCTGCGAGGACCTGCGTATTGCCATCAACCTGTCCGGGCGGGAACTGGACGATGAGCACCTGGTGGATGACATCCGCGAGACCCTGGAAGCCGAGCACGTACCCGCCAATCACCTGGAAGTGGAGCTGACGGAAGAGATCTTCATTCAGAATATTGAGCATAACCGCAATCAGCTGGGCAGGCTCCACGAACTTGGCGTCAATCTTGCCATTGATGATTTCGGTGTGGGCTATTCCTCCCTGGGCTACCTGCGGGACTTCCCGGTGGATCTGCTGAAGATCGACCGGTCATTCATTACTTCGGTGACCGAGCGCCACGATGACTCGGTGATTACCCGCGCGGTGATCAATCTGGCTCACAACCTGGGGATTCGGGTAATTGCCGAGGGCGTGGAGACCGAGGAGCAGCTGAATTTCCTCACGCAACACGGTTGTAACCTGGTCCAGGGCTACCTGATCAGCCGGCCGATTCCTGCCGTAGAACTGGAGAGAGCCCTTGAGGCGGGGCTCCTGAGTCTCGGCACTCTGGAGCGTAGCGGATTGTAA
- a CDS encoding CoA-binding protein, translating into MPSNSPEQIRSILENVHTIALVGASEKTNRPSHEVMEFLQRQGYRVIPVNPRLAGKTLLGETVFPDLKSVPQTVDMADLFLAPERTDAVIDQAIELKIPVVWMQIGVINQPGAARAEDAGLTVVMDRCPKQDIPRLGITKKH; encoded by the coding sequence ATGCCCAGCAATTCCCCGGAACAGATCCGCTCCATTCTGGAAAACGTGCACACCATTGCCTTGGTGGGCGCCAGCGAAAAAACCAACCGGCCTTCCCATGAAGTCATGGAATTTCTCCAGCGCCAGGGCTACCGGGTAATCCCGGTCAATCCCCGGTTGGCCGGCAAGACTCTTTTGGGCGAGACCGTATTTCCAGACCTGAAGTCCGTCCCGCAGACTGTGGATATGGCAGACCTTTTCCTGGCCCCCGAGCGCACCGATGCGGTCATCGACCAGGCCATCGAGCTGAAGATCCCGGTGGTGTGGATGCAGATCGGCGTCATCAACCAGCCGGGCGCAGCCCGGGCCGAGGATGCCGGACTTACGGTAGTGATGGACCGCTGCCCGAAACAGGACATTCCGCGCCTGGGCATCACCAAAAAACACTGA
- the folX gene encoding dihydroneopterin triphosphate 2'-epimerase: protein MTDVIGNKQARVRIKNLLLRAYIGIKEEEINNQQDVVINVELTYDAGDAIHQNEIEAALNYRTITKQIIAHVDGNRFALLERLTHEVLSIVMEHEAVQWAQVEIDKPHALRYAESVSVCLEAHR, encoded by the coding sequence ATGACAGACGTTATCGGCAATAAACAGGCCCGGGTGCGTATCAAGAACCTGTTGCTGCGCGCCTACATTGGCATCAAGGAAGAAGAGATCAACAACCAGCAGGACGTGGTGATCAACGTTGAGCTGACTTACGATGCCGGTGATGCCATTCACCAGAACGAGATTGAGGCGGCGCTGAATTATCGCACCATCACCAAACAGATCATCGCTCATGTGGATGGTAACCGGTTTGCGCTGCTGGAACGTCTGACCCATGAAGTGCTGAGCATTGTCATGGAGCACGAGGCGGTACAATGGGCGCAGGTGGAAATCGACAAGCCCCACGCGTTACGCTATGCCGAATCCGTGTCTGTGTGCCTTGAGGCGCACCGTTAA
- the folE gene encoding GTP cyclohydrolase I FolE, giving the protein MSKLLDDLAGHYRAIIDGLGEDPDREGLQDTPMRAAKAMQFLTRGYQQDLGDLVNNAVFESAMDEMVVVQDIELYSMCEHHMLPFIGKCHIAYLPQGKVLGLSKFARIVDMYARRLQIQENLTRQIAEAIESVTHAKGVAVVIEAQHMCMMMRGVEKQNSRMKTSMMLGQFRKSQATRTEFLNLIGNNR; this is encoded by the coding sequence ATGAGCAAACTCCTTGACGACCTCGCGGGCCACTACCGTGCCATCATTGACGGACTCGGCGAAGACCCCGACCGCGAAGGTCTGCAGGACACCCCCATGCGCGCGGCCAAGGCCATGCAGTTCCTGACCCGAGGCTACCAGCAGGATCTCGGCGACCTGGTCAACAATGCCGTATTTGAATCGGCCATGGACGAAATGGTGGTGGTCCAGGACATCGAGCTGTACAGCATGTGTGAACACCACATGCTGCCATTCATCGGCAAGTGCCACATTGCCTACCTGCCCCAGGGAAAGGTATTGGGCCTGTCGAAGTTCGCACGCATCGTCGACATGTATGCCCGTCGTCTGCAGATCCAGGAAAACCTGACCCGGCAGATCGCCGAGGCTATCGAGAGTGTCACCCACGCCAAGGGTGTTGCCGTGGTGATCGAGGCGCAGCACATGTGCATGATGATGCGCGGCGTGGAAAAACAGAACTCCCGCATGAAAACCTCGATGATGCTGGGGCAGTTCCGGAAATCCCAGGCGACCCGTACAGAGTTCCTCAACCTGATCGGCAACAACCGCTGA
- a CDS encoding alpha/beta hydrolase, protein MDHVIAGAGAGAQAREAGSLEGWQQGGKWFSYGGHAIFSRMAGQGEPLVLLHGFPTASWDWSRIWPMLVQQHSVLALDMLGFGFSDKPTGYHYSIEDQADLVQGWLEGLGLGTVHLFAHDYGCSVVQELLARDQEDRLHFRIGSVCFLNGALFPEVHNPLLIQRVLRSPLGGLISRGLTRRAFEYNFRRLFGPQNPPDRQDLEDFWHLLTYNNGRGILHHLIQFMEERRCHRNRWVGALQSARQPMRLISGTADPVSGVAMARRYRELIRDADVVSLRNVGHYPHFESPWDVFTGYRDFRKQVSGS, encoded by the coding sequence ATGGATCACGTGATAGCCGGAGCCGGGGCGGGTGCCCAGGCGCGAGAGGCGGGAAGCCTCGAGGGATGGCAGCAGGGAGGCAAGTGGTTCAGCTACGGCGGCCACGCCATTTTCAGCCGGATGGCCGGTCAGGGCGAACCACTGGTGCTCCTGCACGGGTTTCCCACCGCCAGCTGGGACTGGAGCCGGATCTGGCCAATGCTGGTACAGCAACATTCAGTACTGGCCCTGGACATGCTGGGTTTCGGCTTTTCCGACAAACCGACCGGCTACCACTACAGCATCGAGGATCAGGCGGATCTGGTTCAGGGCTGGCTTGAGGGGCTGGGACTGGGGACGGTGCATCTGTTTGCCCACGATTACGGTTGCAGCGTGGTCCAGGAGTTGCTGGCCCGGGACCAGGAGGACCGACTGCATTTCCGGATCGGTTCGGTCTGTTTCCTCAATGGCGCACTTTTCCCGGAGGTCCACAACCCGTTGCTGATCCAGCGGGTGTTGCGCAGTCCCCTGGGTGGCCTGATTAGTCGTGGCCTCACCCGGCGCGCCTTCGAGTACAACTTCCGGCGACTGTTCGGCCCCCAGAATCCGCCGGATCGCCAGGACCTTGAGGATTTCTGGCACCTGCTGACCTACAACAACGGCCGGGGCATCCTGCACCATCTGATCCAGTTCATGGAGGAGCGCCGCTGTCACCGGAACCGGTGGGTGGGTGCACTCCAGTCGGCGCGCCAGCCCATGCGCCTGATCTCCGGTACCGCCGATCCGGTGTCCGGCGTCGCCATGGCCCGGCGTTACCGCGAGCTGATCCGGGACGCGGATGTGGTCAGTCTGCGTAACGTTGGTCACTACCCCCACTTCGAAAGCCCCTGGGACGTGTTCACCGGGTATCGGGATTTCAGAAAGCAGGTGTCCGGAAGCTAG
- a CDS encoding GGDEF domain-containing protein: MHITASESSLAPTPTLAVLGFKRQLVYHLHFWAFVAVAPLVLVQWKQDHFLLSGLLLLFCSNALLVIAFLRLRGTYFLKGRLFPLLAVVCAAYSTSINGHAGLYWAYPAATALFFLLPLREAIVSNAIFVAIMAVVSFVKFPEADFWRITFSLGLTCLFAMIFAWLVGKLQQELTRLATTDPLTGCLNRSQLSDVLNSQIQMRERYDRVSSLILLDLDFFKSINDQWGHLAGDKVLKEMALRLRKRLRENDKLFRIGGEEFMIVLPETGEPDANTLAHQLLAGISGKAFLDNIKLSASASVAEVSRGETWSVWLNRADQALYEAKSRGRNQVINAGRPEPASAPEADNGIPDPITS, from the coding sequence TTGCATATCACGGCGTCCGAAAGTTCGCTGGCACCGACCCCAACCCTTGCGGTTCTCGGGTTCAAGCGCCAGCTGGTGTACCACCTTCACTTCTGGGCATTCGTCGCCGTGGCGCCGCTGGTGCTGGTGCAGTGGAAGCAGGACCATTTTTTGCTATCCGGGCTGCTGCTCCTGTTCTGCAGCAATGCCCTGCTTGTTATCGCCTTCCTGCGCCTGCGGGGTACCTATTTCCTCAAGGGTCGGCTTTTTCCCTTGCTGGCCGTGGTCTGTGCCGCCTATTCCACCAGCATAAATGGCCATGCCGGCCTGTACTGGGCTTACCCGGCCGCCACGGCCCTGTTTTTCCTGCTGCCGTTGCGGGAAGCGATCGTCAGCAACGCCATCTTTGTCGCTATCATGGCGGTGGTGTCGTTCGTGAAGTTTCCGGAAGCGGATTTCTGGCGGATCACCTTCTCCCTCGGGCTGACCTGTCTGTTTGCCATGATCTTTGCGTGGCTGGTGGGCAAGCTCCAGCAGGAACTCACCCGCCTGGCCACCACCGACCCCCTCACCGGTTGCCTGAACCGTTCGCAGCTGTCCGATGTCCTGAACAGTCAGATCCAGATGCGGGAGCGCTATGACCGGGTTTCCAGCCTGATCCTGCTGGACCTGGACTTTTTCAAGAGCATCAACGACCAATGGGGACACCTGGCTGGCGATAAGGTCCTCAAGGAGATGGCGTTGCGGTTGCGCAAACGATTACGGGAAAACGACAAACTGTTCCGGATCGGCGGCGAGGAATTCATGATCGTGCTGCCAGAGACCGGCGAGCCGGATGCCAATACCCTGGCCCACCAGCTGCTTGCCGGCATCAGCGGCAAAGCCTTTCTGGACAATATCAAGCTGAGCGCCAGCGCCAGCGTGGCGGAAGTCAGCCGGGGCGAAACCTGGTCCGTGTGGCTGAACCGGGCCGATCAGGCACTTTATGAAGCGAAGTCCCGCGGACGTAACCAGGTGATCAATGCCGGCCGACCGGAGCCCGCCAGCGCTCCGGAAGCCGACAACGGAATTCCCGATCCTATTACCAGCTAG
- a CDS encoding patatin-like phospholipase family protein: protein MTAIHTRAPALTVRAGRRALQRLRDKPLTPDDVHVIPGAAGGPKALGISGLDKAIFGDWLPRAPQERALIGSSIGSWRFAAVASSDDPKAQLARLADLYTSQRFAKGVSAAEVTRKSIQFLEELLGGREEYILNHPWYRLNIVVVRSLGLLEHDTRGRLGLGLMNAISANMVSRRHLGRFMERGIIHDARLKTPVSKLVDFPSHEVALTSDNLLPALLASASIPLVMSGVRNIPGAPDGVYRDGGLLDYHLDLPYQQPGVILYPHFTDKVVPGWFDKSLPWRRGDANRLQDVLLVAPSAEYLQTLPDRKLPDRKDFEKYVGDDAGRERSWRQAIAESDRLGDEFLELLETGRLVEVVKPLH, encoded by the coding sequence ATGACCGCCATCCACACCCGAGCTCCGGCCCTGACTGTCCGGGCCGGTCGCCGAGCCTTGCAACGGCTCAGAGACAAACCGCTGACGCCGGACGATGTCCATGTCATACCCGGTGCCGCTGGCGGTCCGAAAGCGCTCGGCATCAGCGGGCTGGACAAGGCAATTTTCGGGGACTGGCTGCCCCGAGCACCGCAGGAGCGGGCCCTGATTGGCTCTTCCATCGGCAGCTGGCGCTTTGCCGCGGTGGCGTCCTCGGACGACCCCAAGGCACAGCTGGCACGCCTGGCTGACCTGTATACCTCCCAGCGCTTTGCCAAGGGCGTGAGTGCCGCCGAGGTGACCCGCAAGAGCATCCAGTTCCTGGAGGAACTGCTCGGCGGCCGGGAGGAGTACATCCTGAACCACCCCTGGTATCGGCTGAATATTGTCGTGGTGCGCAGTCTCGGCCTGCTGGAGCACGACACCCGGGGCCGGCTGGGGCTGGGCCTGATGAATGCCATCAGCGCCAACATGGTCAGTCGCCGGCATCTGGGCCGCTTCATGGAGCGGGGTATCATTCACGATGCCCGCCTGAAAACGCCGGTGTCCAAACTGGTGGACTTCCCCAGCCACGAGGTGGCCCTGACCAGTGACAACCTGCTGCCGGCCCTGCTGGCATCGGCCTCCATCCCGCTGGTGATGTCCGGAGTGCGCAACATTCCCGGCGCACCGGACGGTGTCTACCGTGATGGTGGCTTGCTGGATTATCACCTGGATCTGCCTTACCAGCAGCCGGGCGTGATCCTGTACCCGCACTTTACCGACAAGGTGGTGCCCGGCTGGTTCGACAAGTCGCTGCCGTGGCGCCGGGGCGATGCCAACCGCTTGCAGGATGTGCTGCTGGTGGCACCCTCCGCCGAGTATCTACAGACCCTCCCGGACCGCAAACTCCCGGACCGCAAGGATTTCGAGAAATACGTGGGGGACGATGCCGGTCGGGAGCGTTCCTGGCGCCAGGCGATTGCCGAGAGCGACCGGCTCGGGGATGAGTTCCTGGAATTGCTGGAAACCGGCCGCCTGGTCGAAGTGGTCAAACCGCTGCATTAG
- a CDS encoding CDGSH iron-sulfur domain-containing protein, which produces MADEQPKIAKKSPYAVQVEGGKNYVWCACGHSDNQPFCDGSHKGTGFSPVKYTAEKTEWVWFCGCKRTGSPPMCDGTHKTLD; this is translated from the coding sequence ATGGCAGATGAACAGCCGAAGATTGCGAAGAAAAGCCCCTACGCCGTGCAGGTCGAGGGTGGCAAGAACTATGTCTGGTGTGCTTGCGGACACAGTGACAACCAGCCCTTTTGCGACGGCTCCCACAAAGGCACCGGCTTCAGCCCGGTGAAGTACACCGCCGAGAAAACCGAGTGGGTCTGGTTCTGTGGCTGCAAACGCACGGGCTCACCACCCATGTGTGACGGTACCCACAAGACCCTCGACTAG